From one Culex quinquefasciatus strain JHB chromosome 3, VPISU_Cqui_1.0_pri_paternal, whole genome shotgun sequence genomic stretch:
- the LOC119770341 gene encoding pre-mRNA polyadenylation factor FIP1-like, whose translation MFFKLAFVALLAIAAINAAPQLPEMPEMPSTPEMPSTPEMPEMPATPEMPATPEMPAGSEMPSMENATIPNLPNRISNRISNRVNSRN comes from the exons ATGTTCTTCAAACTAGCTTTTGTCGCCCTTTTGGCTATTGCTG CCATCAACGCCGCTCCCCAGCTGCCGGAGATGCCGGAGATGCCCTCGACCCCCGAAATGCCCTCGACTCCGGAGATGCCAGAAATGCCCGCCACCCCCGAGATGCCCGCCACGCCGGAGATGCCCGCCGGAAGCGAGATGCCCTCGATGGAGAACGCCACCATCCCGAACCTGCCAAACCGCATCTCGAACCGAATCTCGAACCGGGTTAACAGCCGCAACTGA